From the genome of Deltaproteobacteria bacterium, one region includes:
- a CDS encoding FAD-binding protein, producing MSNHHYGKLVYDLRKAVPEKLKLQCEVSAANLTTFALGGQIGLLVEPQDVDGLLRALEWFWKNGVPWRVLGAGSNVVVCDDGIEEVVIRLGDAFNGVLSWDAEGEFGIRKLQSSNEVTSIPAELGNVHFGESFKILALAGTPLMGLSRRCSNLGLSGLEFAAGIPASLGGAVAMNAGAHGESMGLVVEKVYVVDVEGRLKELSREEMQFSYRETRLGKNDIALGALILLNVGQSDDVLAKRARCLEYRKQTQPLQFPSAGSVFANPIVNGGQLEIDSKLRYAAYLLEKVGMKGVECGGVAYSSMHANWLVKIRDDAKASEVACLMAKGQDRVLQEFGIELRPEIIFWKSDR from the coding sequence GTGTCCAACCATCATTATGGTAAATTAGTTTACGACCTCAGGAAGGCCGTTCCCGAGAAGCTAAAACTCCAATGCGAAGTGTCGGCTGCTAATTTAACTACTTTTGCTCTGGGAGGGCAGATCGGGCTGTTAGTAGAGCCACAGGACGTTGATGGATTGTTGCGAGCGTTGGAGTGGTTTTGGAAGAATGGCGTGCCTTGGAGAGTGCTGGGAGCGGGTTCAAATGTGGTAGTGTGCGATGATGGCATTGAGGAGGTGGTTATTCGGCTTGGGGATGCGTTTAACGGCGTTTTGTCCTGGGATGCTGAGGGCGAATTTGGAATCCGCAAATTGCAATCTAGCAACGAAGTAACTTCTATTCCCGCTGAATTAGGGAATGTACATTTTGGAGAGAGTTTCAAAATATTAGCACTTGCTGGAACCCCGCTCATGGGACTCAGCCGGCGATGTTCGAACCTTGGATTGTCTGGCTTAGAGTTTGCTGCAGGAATTCCCGCTTCGCTGGGTGGAGCTGTGGCGATGAACGCAGGCGCTCATGGCGAAAGCATGGGGTTAGTGGTTGAAAAGGTTTATGTTGTCGATGTGGAAGGCAGGCTAAAAGAACTCTCTAGGGAGGAAATGCAGTTTTCATATCGAGAAACAAGGCTTGGGAAGAATGACATCGCGTTAGGAGCGCTCATTTTGCTAAATGTTGGCCAATCGGATGATGTTTTAGCAAAGCGTGCGCGATGTCTCGAATACAGAAAGCAAACTCAGCCATTGCAATTTCCATCGGCTGGATCGGTGTTTGCGAACCCAATCGTTAACGGCGGGCAGTTAGAGATTGATAGCAAACTAAGGTATGCTGCCTACCTTTTAGAAAAAGTTGGCATGAAAGGTGTAGAATGCGGTGGGGTCGCCTACTCGTCTATGCACGCTAATTGGTTAGTTAAGATTCGAGACGATGCTAAGGCAAGCGAGGTAGCTTGTTTAATGGCTAAAGGCCAAGACAGAGTATTGCAGGAGTTTGGCATTGAATTAAGACCGGAAATAATATTTTGGAAGTCCGATCGTTAG
- the murC gene encoding UDP-N-acetylmuramate--L-alanine ligase (Catalyzes the formation of UDP-N-acetylmuramoyl-L-alanine from UDP-N-acetylmuramate and L-alanine in peptidoglycan synthesis), with translation GEKPIEGVTGENLALAIKHTRVSYVSDLKNAVAPLASKLRAGDVVVTIGAGNVGQVAKEIAKTLGA, from the coding sequence CTGGGGAGAAGCCTATCGAAGGTGTTACGGGGGAAAATTTAGCGCTCGCGATTAAGCATACCCGGGTTTCGTATGTAAGCGATCTAAAAAATGCTGTGGCACCGCTTGCGTCTAAACTAAGAGCTGGAGATGTGGTCGTAACTATTGGAGCGGGGAACGTGGGGCAGGTGGCAAAGGAAATAGCAAAAACTCTCGGCGCTTAG